The region CCGAATGCGGACCCGCCGGTGGCAAAGTTCCTCGACGTTGGCAAATACCGCTACGAAGCGCAGAAGAAAGCTAACGCAGCCCGCAAAACGCAAAAGACGCAGGACATCAAAGAGATCAAGATGCGTCCCAACATCGACACGCATGATTATGACGTGAAGATGCGCAGTGTGAACAAGTTCATCGAACAGGGTGACAAGGTGAAAGTTACCTTGCGTTTCCGTGGCCGCGAAATGGCGCACCAGGAATTGGGCATGGACCTGCTCAAGCGCGTGCAGGACGACGTGGCGGAAATTGCCAAGATCGAAGCCTTTCCGCGCCTTGAAGGCCGGCAGATGCTTATGGTGCTCGCGCCGAAGTAGACCATAAACCGTACACATGATTGCGAAGGGCGTGCTGATCCAGTGCGCCCTTTTCATTTGCCGAGACCTACTTTTGCCCCCGCTGTATTACTTCGACAAAGCACGTGTCCTTCTCGACGAGCGTCATTGATCGTTCAGACAGTTAGGATATTGTCTAAACAGC is a window of Altererythrobacter rubellus DNA encoding:
- the infC gene encoding translation initiation factor IF-3 gives rise to the protein MAPPVKSGPRFDTFIQSEKVRVIDHEGENLGVMYTREAMEQANGLGLNLVEVSPNADPPVAKFLDVGKYRYEAQKKANAARKTQKTQDIKEIKMRPNIDTHDYDVKMRSVNKFIEQGDKVKVTLRFRGREMAHQELGMDLLKRVQDDVAEIAKIEAFPRLEGRQMLMVLAPK